In a single window of the Romeriopsis navalis LEGE 11480 genome:
- a CDS encoding tetratricopeptide repeat protein has product MKHLRHISIQVIILLGISLGIQKLAIAQLACTPEPQAMSKPSFRTPPSPAPHPKIASKTAIQTATEQGNYETVAKLWRQAIDKSGATGSKYYELGEALRFQGKFGQAITAYKTAIQITPENKNRLSYESVCDAWGRATAQNSEKLSAEDFMTYRPGVTTCVNIVLARHSDHYAIHERMGRFLYYKGQTNDTIQILQKAIRLMPCNIDLISQGKAINALLDLLIRDKQWLELQQTEAFLLKRYPDHKLAILRIKAWHLYTRRHIEKATRAYTTVLELDPTNKWAKAMLQEIATQKSQKKT; this is encoded by the coding sequence ATGAAACACTTGCGCCACATCTCCATTCAAGTAATCATTTTGCTCGGAATCAGCTTGGGCATTCAAAAACTGGCGATCGCCCAATTAGCTTGCACACCTGAACCACAAGCTATGTCGAAACCATCATTCAGAACGCCACCATCCCCTGCACCACACCCGAAGATTGCTTCAAAGACAGCCATTCAAACAGCCACAGAACAAGGCAACTATGAAACCGTGGCAAAACTATGGCGTCAAGCGATCGATAAATCTGGTGCAACTGGATCAAAATACTATGAGTTAGGTGAAGCACTGCGCTTCCAAGGTAAATTTGGTCAGGCGATCACGGCGTACAAAACAGCCATCCAGATTACTCCAGAGAACAAAAATAGGCTTTCCTACGAAAGTGTTTGTGATGCTTGGGGAAGAGCCACTGCGCAAAATTCAGAAAAATTGAGCGCCGAAGATTTTATGACATATCGACCAGGCGTAACTACCTGCGTAAATATCGTGCTGGCGCGACATTCCGATCACTATGCCATACATGAACGTATGGGACGTTTCTTATATTACAAAGGTCAAACCAACGACACCATTCAGATATTGCAAAAAGCAATTCGTTTGATGCCATGCAACATTGATTTAATTTCACAGGGCAAAGCCATCAATGCTCTACTTGACCTTTTGATTCGAGACAAACAATGGTTGGAACTTCAACAGACCGAAGCATTTCTGCTCAAACGCTACCCTGACCACAAACTTGCAATTCTTCGCATTAAAGCATGGCACCTATACACTCGGAGACATATAGAAAAGGCAACCAGAGCTTACACTACCGTTCTCGAACTTGATCCAACAAATAAATGGGCGAAGGCAATGCTTCAGGAAATCGCCACCCAGAAGTCTCAAAAGAAAACCTAG